A stretch of the Deltaproteobacteria bacterium genome encodes the following:
- a CDS encoding DNA primase — protein sequence MRDRADIVEIVSETVPLTRAGANFRGLCPFHREKTPSFFVHPTRQAFKCFGCGEGGSVFHFLMKARNLSFADSVEELAERYGVAVRYEGGAPGIKPREDLFAILRLASETYREMLRAPAGKPGRDFLRRRGVTPEAEQEFSLGWAGHGGELQAAMKRGGIDPARAEAAGLLLSSGGGFRERFRGRLLFPIADARGRVCGFGGRAVDDAVPKYLNSPESELYRKSSLLYGLHQALPSIRNEGRVVVVEGYMDLIGLWQKGIRSVVATCGTALTESHARTLKRLSGNVILFYDGDVAGKMATVRSGGPLYAAGVSPKVLFPPKGMDPDDWAKVTPMEEIARRIAGAVPLMEYIERGASRKYDLGTISGKLSYVRLMEKYLRWIGEPAERELYAQRVAATAGLPVETIRRQVGEPGAGAPPAGDAPAAAKDPLPEESRLLQLLAADPTLAVAAVRDGVAPMLSGEDAREAVFRLASLAERAPSADAAALLSETLPEGVRSRLSAEIVRSDVSPEEARRRYPGALRELRIRQAQREIDDLQERMRAAADEDERAPLFSRVLAAKMEKERLESERRSR from the coding sequence GTGCGGGACCGGGCGGACATCGTGGAGATCGTCTCCGAGACGGTACCCCTCACCCGGGCCGGAGCGAACTTCCGGGGACTCTGCCCGTTCCACCGGGAGAAGACGCCGTCGTTCTTCGTCCACCCCACCCGGCAGGCGTTCAAATGCTTCGGCTGCGGGGAAGGGGGATCGGTCTTCCACTTCCTGATGAAGGCGCGCAACCTGTCCTTCGCGGACTCGGTCGAGGAGCTTGCGGAACGGTACGGCGTCGCGGTCCGGTACGAAGGCGGGGCGCCGGGGATCAAACCCAGGGAAGACCTGTTTGCGATCCTGCGGCTGGCTTCCGAGACGTACCGGGAGATGCTTCGCGCCCCCGCGGGGAAGCCCGGTCGGGATTTTCTCCGTCGCCGCGGCGTCACCCCCGAGGCGGAACAGGAATTCTCGCTGGGTTGGGCCGGGCACGGCGGGGAGCTGCAGGCCGCGATGAAACGGGGCGGGATCGATCCCGCGCGCGCGGAGGCGGCGGGACTGCTCCTGTCTTCCGGCGGCGGTTTCCGCGAACGGTTCCGCGGGAGGCTGCTCTTTCCCATCGCCGACGCCCGCGGGCGCGTGTGCGGCTTCGGGGGGCGCGCGGTCGACGACGCCGTTCCGAAGTACCTGAACTCCCCCGAGTCGGAGCTCTACCGGAAAAGTTCGCTCCTCTACGGCCTCCACCAGGCGCTTCCCTCCATCCGGAACGAAGGGAGGGTGGTGGTGGTCGAAGGATACATGGACCTGATCGGCCTGTGGCAGAAGGGAATCCGGAGCGTCGTGGCGACGTGCGGGACCGCCCTCACGGAATCCCACGCCAGGACCCTGAAACGATTGTCGGGGAACGTCATCCTGTTCTACGACGGGGACGTGGCGGGGAAGATGGCCACCGTGCGGTCGGGAGGCCCCTTGTACGCGGCCGGCGTGAGCCCGAAGGTCCTTTTCCCCCCGAAGGGGATGGATCCCGACGACTGGGCGAAGGTGACTCCCATGGAGGAGATCGCCCGGCGGATCGCGGGCGCGGTGCCGCTGATGGAGTACATCGAGCGGGGAGCTTCCCGGAAATACGACCTGGGGACGATATCCGGAAAACTGTCGTACGTGCGGTTGATGGAAAAGTATCTTCGCTGGATCGGGGAACCCGCGGAACGGGAACTCTACGCGCAGCGGGTCGCCGCGACGGCCGGGCTCCCGGTGGAGACGATCCGACGGCAGGTCGGGGAGCCGGGGGCGGGCGCGCCCCCGGCGGGAGACGCCCCGGCGGCCGCGAAGGACCCCCTCCCGGAGGAGAGCCGCCTGCTGCAGCTCCTGGCGGCGGACCCGACCCTCGCGGTCGCGGCCGTGCGGGACGGCGTGGCGCCGATGCTGTCGGGGGAGGACGCGAGGGAAGCGGTCTTCCGGCTGGCGTCCCTCGCGGAGCGCGCCCCGTCCGCGGACGCGGCGGCCCTGCTGTCGGAGACGCTTCCCGAAGGGGTCCGGAGCCGCCTCTCCGCCGAGATCGTCCGGTCGGACGTTTCGCCGGAGGAGGCGCGGAGGCGATACCCGGGCGCGCTGAGGGAGCTGCGGATCCGGCAGGCCCAGCGGGAGATCGACGATCTCCAGGAACGGATGCGGGCCGCGGCGGACGAGGACGAGAGGGCCCCCCTTTTTTCGCGCGTGCTGGCCGCGAAGATGGAAAAAGAGCGGTTGGAATCGGAACGCAGATCCCGGTGA
- a CDS encoding histidine triad nucleotide-binding protein translates to MSEECIFCKIARKEVPTQPLYEDHDLIAFADIHPIAPVHVLIVPKEHMLNLNDVGKTDAAVLGRAMRLAAKIADEKGVAETGYRVVINNGEQGGQVVPHLHLHLLGGRPLGKIG, encoded by the coding sequence ATGAGCGAGGAATGCATTTTCTGCAAGATCGCGAGGAAAGAGGTGCCGACGCAGCCGTTGTACGAGGACCACGACCTGATCGCCTTCGCCGACATCCACCCGATCGCGCCCGTGCACGTGCTGATCGTCCCCAAGGAGCACATGCTGAACCTGAACGACGTCGGAAAGACGGACGCCGCCGTCCTGGGGAGGGCGATGCGCCTCGCGGCGAAGATCGCCGACGAGAAGGGAGTCGCCGAGACCGGGTACCGGGTGGTGATCAACAACGGGGAGCAGGGGGGCCAGGTCGTCCCGCACCTCCACCTTCACCTGCTCGGGGGCCGTCCCCTCGGCAAGATCGGGTGA
- a CDS encoding 30S ribosomal protein S21 yields MPGVRVKEEEPFESVLKRFKKQCEKAGILSEIRKREHYEKPSVKRKKKTLAARKRALKKMKKMSR; encoded by the coding sequence ATGCCGGGCGTCCGCGTGAAGGAAGAGGAGCCCTTCGAGAGCGTATTAAAGCGGTTCAAGAAACAGTGCGAGAAGGCCGGGATCCTGTCGGAGATCCGCAAGCGCGAGCATTACGAGAAGCCCAGCGTCAAGCGGAAGAAGAAGACGCTGGCGGCCAGGAAGCGGGCCTTGAAGAAAATGAAGAAGATGAGCAGGTAG
- the hisI gene encoding phosphoribosyl-AMP cyclohydrolase — MTADELVGLVKFDDRGLVPVVTQDVTDNAVLMVAWANAEAIRNTFSSGHATYWSRSRKSLWVKGETSGHFQDVEEVLYDCDVDTILYRVRQKGPACHTGERSCFYRSAYRRGEKSA; from the coding sequence ATGACTGCAGACGAGCTGGTCGGGCTGGTCAAGTTCGACGACCGGGGATTGGTCCCCGTCGTGACCCAGGACGTCACGGACAACGCGGTGCTGATGGTCGCGTGGGCGAACGCGGAGGCGATCCGGAACACGTTCTCCTCGGGTCACGCGACGTACTGGAGCCGTTCGAGGAAATCGCTCTGGGTGAAGGGGGAGACGTCGGGGCACTTCCAGGACGTGGAGGAGGTCCTCTACGACTGCGACGTCGACACGATCCTGTACCGCGTTCGACAGAAGGGCCCCGCCTGCCACACGGGGGAACGGAGCTGTTTCTACAGAAGCGCATACCGGCGAGGGGAGAAGAGCGCATGA
- a CDS encoding GatB/YqeY domain-containing protein translates to MGIKEQIRADMQKAAKERDSLALSALRMAVAALKNREIDAVTRKELAPGAELPEEAVLKVIATMVKQRRESIDLFLKGNRPELAANEEAEIAVLERYLPKALPQAEVEALVREAIAEAGAKGPSDMGRVMKTLMPKVAGRADGKAVSETVRRLLAG, encoded by the coding sequence TTGGGAATCAAGGAACAGATACGGGCGGACATGCAGAAGGCGGCCAAGGAGCGGGACTCCTTGGCCCTTTCTGCTTTGCGGATGGCCGTCGCCGCGCTGAAGAACCGGGAGATCGACGCGGTCACCCGAAAGGAGCTCGCGCCGGGGGCGGAGCTTCCCGAAGAGGCGGTCCTCAAGGTGATCGCCACCATGGTCAAGCAGCGGCGCGAGTCGATCGACCTGTTTCTGAAGGGAAACCGGCCGGAGCTGGCCGCGAACGAGGAGGCGGAGATCGCCGTCCTCGAGCGGTACCTTCCGAAGGCGCTCCCGCAGGCCGAGGTCGAGGCGCTGGTGCGCGAGGCGATCGCCGAGGCGGGGGCCAAGGGTCCCTCCGACATGGGGCGCGTCATGAAGACGCTCATGCCGAAGGTCGCCGGGCGGGCGGACGGCAAAGCGGTCAGCGAAACGGTCCGGCGCCTCCTGGCCGGATAG